TGGTGATAAAGAAGCACCAAATGATGTACCACCAATCATTACAATGGCTCCGGAAAGCAATAAAATTGTAGAGTCTATTGATCTAGCTGTAAAAGCACGATATGCAGCAGATGCAATCCATAGACCTAATAATGCATACATTGTAGAACTTAATGGATAATAAGCACTATTTAGTCCAAATGCATACTGCTCACTTTCTGAACCAAAAATCAAACCTATTGAGAACTGGGCAGCCATAACAATTAATAAATATAGTGAAAAATACCATTGCTTTCTTTTTAAAGCAATTCTACGTACATGGATTCTAATTAGGTTTACAGCAGCAACCGCAAAAGCAGCTGTGCTCATTACTGTACCCCAGTTGGTTACATTTTCATCTAGTGTCTTAAGTAATGGTAAATCAATAAATCCGCTTAAAACAATAATAAGTGCAAATACAATAGTTAATACTAAAAATACTGATTTTGAATTCATTTCTTTACCTCCTTTACTTAGTTATTAGCTTTGTAAATGCATCAACGCCAAATGTTGACAGTAATGCACCAATTAGAATAATGACAACTGCATAAACTTTACCAAAGTCTTGGCCAATAATACTGCCAAGCTTAATAGGGTTACCAGATGCAATTGCACCAGCAGCAAAGATTTCTTCTCCAATTAATACGTAGTCACAGGCTGCTACGAAGAAAGGTATTTGAGAAATATTAGCTGTACCAGCAATTTGAATTGCACCAGCATGGAAGCCAGCCTCAGCCATCATTAATGACTCAGCAAAAAACGAACCAATCATAATACTAGCCGCAGCTTTTTCTCTTTGCAAAATACTCATTACAGAAGCAGCATATGCGAACTGGTGAGCAGCTAAGTACTGTACAGATGTGTCATCAAACGCCTCAACTTTGCCTTCAGCCATATAGGCTGTTTTAACAACCTCTTGAGCTATTGGAAATACTAATACGGTACAAAGTGATACAAAAATTTTAGCTCCATATCTAGCTACTAACCTAGCCACATAACCTAGAGTCTCTATACCTGCAAAGGTTTGTGCAGATCTTGTATCTGTTAGTCCTGTAATACCAGGTGAAAAATGAACCATTCTACCCATCTCTGTAGCCCTACCAATAGCCTCTTCAATCGCCTCAAGGCCAGCTATTTGTCTTATATGGTATGTTGCTCCGCCTCTAGCCTTTTGTATAAAATAAATAACTCCAGCAATAATAATTATGAGTGATATAAACTGAAAAATTGCCCCTGTCTTCATAGGGGTTCCACCTCCTAATTTTTTATGTACCTTATACTATATTCACGCTATGTATTATTTAACCAAAATCCCCCTTTCTATATTGCTATTATTAAATTAATTATTAAATTATACTAATTGCTTATTTAAGCAATATTAATAATTAATTTATTGTTTAAACTAATTATAGAATTATTTTACATATTGTACATAAAAAAAATATAAATTAAATATATTTTACAGTTATATATATGCATTATACACAAATATATGGTTTATTTCTATATTATTTTTTGTATTTAATTAATTTAAATGAAATTTTATCCATATATGTAATATGTCTATTGGTTGATATTCTATGTATATGATAATGTGAGATGAAATATTTGTCAATTAATGAACTTAATATTAATGCGGCTTAATCATGTTATTTTACCAGTTTCATGGCTATATTATACTAAATTAATAATGTTTTTAATATAAAATTAAATTTAAAAAAAATTGTTAAAATTCCTTCAATTATAAAGAGAGCAACTTACCTTTTTAAGTCGCTCTCTAAAAGTATTGGTATTAAATTATTTTTGATTAGCCTAAAATATGCAGCCATTCACCTAATAAAAATTGAACTCTTCCAATCATTAAGCTCATTCTTCCCATAACAGCATTACCAAATAGAGCACCAAAAGCTACCATCATTACATAACGCCCTATCTTACTACTTGCATTAAATAATTTATTGGTATTTTTACGCGTAAAGTAAAAGAACATCAGCACTGTTAGAACGCCCAATACTATTATTATGTTGTTTATATTATTTAAGGGCACCAACGTTGCCTTAACCTGATCAATAATATTGGCACCAATTGTTCCTTTTATAGTTAGTCCTGTTCCTATACCAACTAAAACAGCAAGCGGATAACGTGACAACCACATTGCTCCCTTAAAAAAACGAGCGAATAGCAACAATCCAACAATAATCGGTATTAGCTTAAAAAATTTATGGTCCACTATAAGAGGAGTTATAGCTGTTGTTTGTAATGATTCCCAGCCTAAAACAATAGAATGAGCTGCGCCAACACCTACATAAATGTGCTCAACAAATCTATATAATGGGTTTTCCTTTATCGCAAATGACATAAGACCCAAAGTACCTATTGCGGCAATCCATGTTCCTAAAGTTTCCATTTAGATATACCCCCCTATCTTTTCTTTCTACTTGCATTAGTAAAGTAAGCTACATTACCTAGCAGTATAAAGAGAATGACTGTTAAATGAGCAAATGACAAAGAATCCATTGATGCAGCCGCTATGCCAGGCTCTTTTAGTAACATTTCATACTCAGCTGCACCACGTAAACCGTTTAAATACCCCTTTATTTGACCCGCATTGTAATAAGGAATATTATTAGCCACAGACACTGAGTTCATACCTACTATAAAAGGTGTGTCATATACAGTAACAATTTGACGAACATGTTCTGGAACACCTGGTGTACCTGAACAAAATGATACTAGCAAATCAAAATCAGCAGCCGACTTTATTTCTTTTAGCATAGGTATATCTGATAATTTATTACCCTTTCTATCCGTAGAAAATGTAGCATGAATACTTTTACCAAAGGACGATATTGCTGTCTCAGCACCTGCCACATAACCTAAGCTTACATAATCTTCTCCGTATTGTTTATCGTGTGTTCCTTCAATTTCACTTAAGAACTTGTCAGCAAATAACGGACCTGAGGCCCAAAAAGATACTATTACTACTTTAATATCAGGCTTAGAAAACAAGTGTTTTATTACCGCTCTTGCCTGAGGGTCAAGCTGCGCAGATCCACTTGGTGAATAATCAAACGATACGGCAACAACATCTCCCGGTTGCAATGCCTCTACTCGATCATAAAATTTATTAGAAGAATCATTGATTGAAAAAGGCAACCCTATTGGCTTTACAAGAGGAAATGCTAAAGCAACAAGAACAAGTAAGTATATAATTCTTCTATCTATATTTTGTAAAAATTTCATTAGCTCTACCTCCTATTATTCATTTCCACCAAGGTGTCCACGTTCTATACCCATTAATATACGTAATCCTAATGCTATAGCACCTATACCACTACCTATCATAATGCCCCGGTTAGCTGCCATATTTGGTACGTCCATAATCCACTCTTTAGCAACCTTAAGCCCAACCCAAATAGATTCGCCTATTGGTGCGTTGCCTAACATTACTATAGTTGCAGATACTAATAAAATTGCTGAATCTAGTGAACGCGCTGTAAAAGCTCGATAAGCAGCGGACGCAATCCAAAAAGCTAACAAAGCATACATAGTTGATCCTAAAGCGTTAAATATATTCTCAAATCCAAAGTTATACGCCTTGCCTGCTGTTCCGTAAACTAGACCCAGCACCATTTGAATAATCATTACTAATAATAGGGCTAAGGAGTTATACCACTCCCCCCTTCTTAGCATTATTCTACGTAAGTGCACTCTAAGTAAATTTATAGCTGCTAAACCTAGAGCTAGTGAGGCAATAATTGTACCCCAGTTTTGTATCTCGGTTGATACTA
This Clostridium sp. 'deep sea' DNA region includes the following protein-coding sequences:
- a CDS encoding DUF6754 domain-containing protein, which translates into the protein MKTGAIFQFISLIIIIAGVIYFIQKARGGATYHIRQIAGLEAIEEAIGRATEMGRMVHFSPGITGLTDTRSAQTFAGIETLGYVARLVARYGAKIFVSLCTVLVFPIAQEVVKTAYMAEGKVEAFDDTSVQYLAAHQFAYAASVMSILQREKAAASIMIGSFFAESLMMAEAGFHAGAIQIAGTANISQIPFFVAACDYVLIGEEIFAAGAIASGNPIKLGSIIGQDFGKVYAVVIILIGALLSTFGVDAFTKLITK